One window of the Niallia circulans genome contains the following:
- a CDS encoding DUF6944 family repetitive protein → MNGHFKEIFGSAINTIGTIQAAIGSTPSFHLSRETNYQLRLVGNILQGTGSALQADGQGTISLEKLGDEIQAIGNSTVVTGLLLYKWSNTPTEQKLIITGNWLQALGSFVGLTDEFFDHTADGRIENIIGGLLQGIGNSLQAISGTEQLHEISNHDQQNIGVLGSWIQAVGSAISLIGQVKEELEEIALNINE, encoded by the coding sequence ATGAATGGTCATTTTAAAGAGATATTCGGATCAGCTATCAATACGATTGGTACTATCCAAGCAGCTATCGGAAGTACCCCCTCCTTCCACTTGTCTAGAGAAACAAATTATCAGCTTCGTTTAGTTGGCAATATATTACAAGGAACAGGCAGCGCATTGCAAGCTGACGGACAAGGGACTATTTCATTAGAAAAGCTAGGAGATGAAATTCAGGCAATTGGAAATTCAACGGTTGTAACCGGCTTACTTCTTTATAAATGGAGCAACACCCCAACAGAGCAGAAATTAATTATTACAGGGAATTGGCTTCAAGCATTAGGAAGCTTTGTCGGACTTACAGATGAATTTTTTGATCATACAGCAGATGGAAGAATCGAAAATATAATTGGTGGTTTATTACAGGGAATCGGGAATTCTTTACAAGCGATAAGTGGAACAGAACAATTACATGAAATAAGTAACCATGATCAACAAAATATCGGTGTATTAGGCAGCTGGATTCAAGCCGTTGGATCGGCTATTTCCCTTATTGGCCAAGTAAAAGAAGAATTAGAAGAAATTGCCCTAAATATTAATGAATAA